In Parcubacteria group bacterium, the following are encoded in one genomic region:
- the rsgA gene encoding ribosome small subunit-dependent GTPase A: protein MEPEMKIEDLGWDEFFESNRTKLGLDDFEVARVVAQHRGSYKVRNAKGEFLATITGKQKFEATGREDFPAVGDWVAITEADKERAVIHKMLPRRTVMKRKSSGKNETQIIAANIDVAFVIESVDRDYNLNRIERYFAIARDGGIKSAVILNKIDLISQEELDVKIAEIKNRLKDADVIATSTLTQEGLAELKKYIAKGKTYCFLGSSGVGKSSLINKLLGEEIIKTEEIGTLSGRGKHATTGREMYFLENGGIVIDNPGVREVGMADTSAGIENLFDEITALAEKCKYADCTHTHEPGCAVLEAVESGQLDKGRYSNYINLKNESEHYEMTRLEKKEKSRSFGKFVNNAKKRLKEVGHKDW from the coding sequence ATGGAACCAGAAATGAAAATTGAAGATTTGGGATGGGATGAATTTTTTGAATCCAATCGAACAAAACTCGGATTGGATGATTTCGAGGTGGCGCGGGTAGTCGCCCAGCATAGAGGATCATATAAAGTCAGGAACGCGAAAGGAGAATTTCTGGCAACGATAACGGGGAAGCAAAAGTTTGAAGCGACGGGAAGAGAGGATTTTCCGGCGGTCGGCGACTGGGTGGCGATCACAGAAGCAGACAAAGAGCGCGCCGTCATCCATAAAATGCTGCCAAGGAGAACGGTGATGAAAAGAAAATCCAGCGGAAAGAATGAAACCCAGATCATCGCGGCGAATATCGACGTGGCTTTTGTGATTGAGTCGGTCGACCGGGATTACAACCTGAACCGTATTGAAAGATATTTTGCCATTGCGAGAGACGGAGGTATCAAGTCCGCAGTCATTCTTAATAAAATAGATCTAATTTCCCAAGAAGAATTGGATGTGAAAATAGCTGAAATAAAAAACCGGCTAAAGGATGCTGATGTCATCGCGACCAGTACCTTGACCCAAGAAGGTTTGGCGGAGCTCAAAAAATATATCGCCAAAGGCAAAACTTATTGTTTTCTGGGTTCATCCGGCGTCGGCAAATCGTCGCTCATCAATAAGCTTTTGGGAGAAGAAATTATCAAAACCGAAGAGATCGGAACGCTTTCAGGCCGAGGCAAGCATGCTACTACCGGAAGGGAAATGTATTTTTTGGAAAATGGAGGAATTGTGATTGATAATCCCGGAGTGCGGGAAGTGGGAATGGCGGACACAAGCGCCGGCATCGAAAACTTATTTGATGAAATAACAGCTCTTGCCGAAAAGTGCAAATATGCTGATTGCACGCACACCCACGAACCCGGCTGCGCGGTACTGGAAGCTGTCGAGTCAGGCCAATTGGACAAAGGCCGGTATTCAAATTACATCAACCTCAAAAACGAATCCGAGCATTATGAAATGACCAGGCTTGAGAAAAAAGAAAAATCCCGAAGTTTCGGAAAGTT